In Luteimonas sp. MC1750, the following proteins share a genomic window:
- the lolB gene encoding lipoprotein insertase outer membrane protein LolB encodes MRTLRFVMVLACTGLLAACATRPPAPAPLPTLDAAAQAGAEALQADRARALSAMPAWSLSGRAAITRAGKGGSGRIEWQQDGAAFAVALAAPVTRQSWRLAVDDDGARLEGLDGGPLSGPDGQSLLFDATGLEVPVDALGAWLRGLPADEAVHGPARMAFGADLLPARLEQGGWSIDYRAWRPQDGAAPALPLRIDARRGDAGVRLVVDTWSEAGP; translated from the coding sequence ATGAGGACGCTTCGGTTCGTGATGGTGCTGGCCTGCACGGGCCTGCTCGCGGCCTGCGCGACGCGCCCGCCGGCGCCGGCGCCGCTGCCGACCCTCGATGCCGCCGCGCAGGCGGGGGCCGAAGCCCTGCAGGCCGATCGCGCCCGGGCGCTGTCGGCGATGCCGGCCTGGAGCCTGTCCGGACGGGCCGCGATCACCCGCGCCGGAAAGGGCGGCAGCGGGCGCATCGAATGGCAGCAGGACGGCGCGGCGTTCGCGGTGGCGCTGGCCGCGCCGGTGACCCGGCAGAGCTGGCGGCTCGCGGTCGACGACGATGGGGCCCGGCTGGAAGGACTCGACGGCGGTCCGCTCAGCGGCCCGGATGGCCAGTCCCTGCTGTTCGACGCCACCGGCCTCGAAGTGCCCGTGGACGCGCTGGGCGCCTGGCTGCGCGGGCTGCCGGCCGACGAGGCCGTGCACGGCCCGGCGCGCATGGCGTTCGGTGCCGACCTGCTGCCGGCGCGGCTGGAGCAGGGCGGCTGGAGCATCGACTATCGCGCCTGGCGCCCGCAGGACGGCGCGGCGCCCGCGCTGCCGCTGCGCATCGACGCCCGCCGCGGCGACGCCGGCGTCCGCCTGGTGGTCGATACCTGGAGCGAGGCCGGCCCGTGA
- the ppk2 gene encoding polyphosphate kinase 2 translates to MKTFKGKAYAAELKAMQHELVAMARWARHCGERIAIVMEGRDTAGKGGAIKAITEHLDTRQYRVVALPRPSEREQGEWYFQRYVCHLPAAGEIVLFDRSWYNRAGVEKVMGFASDGQVEAFLAQAPTFEQLLADDGIRLFKYWLCCDQAQQEKRFAERLDDPLKAWKLSPIDVEARLRYDDYTRAREAMLAATHTTHAPWTLVDFNHQKSGRLALIRHLLDRLPDVTVPAHRPDFAPLPGPPSTERYGVLQPIPPYGSDGD, encoded by the coding sequence GTGAAGACGTTCAAGGGCAAGGCGTACGCGGCCGAGCTGAAGGCCATGCAGCACGAGCTGGTGGCGATGGCGCGCTGGGCCCGCCACTGCGGCGAGCGCATCGCGATCGTCATGGAAGGCCGCGACACCGCCGGCAAGGGCGGCGCGATCAAGGCCATCACCGAGCACCTGGACACGCGCCAGTACCGCGTGGTGGCCCTGCCCAGGCCGAGCGAACGCGAACAGGGCGAGTGGTACTTCCAGCGTTACGTCTGCCACCTGCCGGCCGCAGGCGAGATCGTCCTGTTCGATCGCAGCTGGTACAACCGCGCCGGCGTCGAAAAGGTCATGGGCTTCGCCAGCGATGGGCAGGTGGAGGCCTTCCTGGCCCAGGCCCCGACGTTCGAACAGCTGCTGGCCGACGACGGCATCAGGCTGTTCAAGTACTGGCTGTGCTGCGACCAGGCGCAGCAGGAGAAGCGCTTCGCCGAGCGGCTGGACGATCCGCTCAAGGCCTGGAAGCTGTCGCCGATCGACGTCGAGGCGCGCCTGCGCTACGACGACTACACCCGCGCCCGCGAGGCGATGCTGGCGGCGACGCATACCACGCACGCACCCTGGACCCTGGTCGACTTCAACCACCAGAAGTCCGGACGGCTGGCGCTGATCCGCCACCTGCTCGACCGCCTGCCGGACGTGACCGTCCCCGCACACAGGCCGGACTTCGCGCCCCTGCCCGGGCCGCCGTCCACGGAGCGCTACGGCGTGCTGCAGCCGATCCCTCCCTACGGCAGCGACGGCGACTGA
- a CDS encoding tetratricopeptide repeat protein: MALCLALPVAPAAARGAPATPPLREVLAAEFAVSSGRPEEAVTWYLQAARAAPGDAALASRATQYALMGRDDAALKEALALWSARAPESLGMQGARATLALRTGRARVARRELESMLRGGGARGWLAAYSVLGTGSRDPELSARVLGQLFERDVLPTSPIALAAAGQLALGLGDDALFGRIDAVARELHPGDPAMGLLRVSHLHRAGRSAEARAVLDALAAGGAAGPRIRERIALGYAELGDPAAGAALLAANPGPDTDLGQLALRASLLADADDKQALAALYQGLSAGAEVPNPARRLLLGQVAEFLERPGEALDWYRSVPGGTERDTARLRETKVLHDLGRKDEAWAALGALQQDAAANERLRRDAYLMESELRRADTDGAAELDALARGLAAFPDESALLYARALMWERRDDIPRAEADLRRILVAEPDSTAALNALGYTLADRTDRYAEALELIERARIAEPANAAIIDSYGWVLHRLGRNEEALVELRRAFVLEKDAEIASHVGTVLWQLGRRDEAREWFEQARAIDPDNRSLRRALEDIGA, encoded by the coding sequence GTGGCCCTCTGCCTGGCGCTCCCGGTGGCGCCCGCGGCCGCGCGCGGGGCGCCGGCCACGCCGCCGCTGCGCGAGGTGCTGGCGGCGGAGTTCGCGGTCTCGTCGGGGCGACCGGAAGAGGCCGTCACCTGGTACCTGCAGGCGGCCCGCGCCGCGCCCGGCGACGCGGCGCTGGCGTCGCGCGCCACCCAGTACGCGCTGATGGGCCGCGACGACGCTGCGCTGAAGGAAGCGCTGGCGCTGTGGAGCGCCCGCGCGCCGGAGTCGCTCGGCATGCAGGGTGCCCGCGCCACGCTCGCCCTGCGCACCGGCCGCGCGCGCGTCGCGCGCCGTGAGCTGGAGTCGATGCTGCGCGGCGGCGGGGCCCGCGGCTGGCTTGCCGCCTATAGCGTGCTCGGCACCGGCAGCCGCGACCCCGAGCTGTCGGCCCGGGTGCTGGGACAGCTGTTCGAGCGCGACGTCCTGCCGACCAGCCCCATCGCCCTGGCCGCGGCCGGGCAGCTGGCGCTTGGGCTCGGCGACGACGCGCTGTTCGGGCGCATCGACGCGGTCGCCCGCGAGCTCCATCCCGGCGATCCGGCGATGGGCCTGCTGCGCGTCAGCCACCTGCATCGCGCCGGCCGCAGCGCCGAGGCCCGCGCGGTGCTCGACGCACTGGCCGCCGGCGGTGCCGCGGGCCCGCGGATCCGCGAGCGCATCGCGCTGGGCTATGCCGAGCTGGGCGACCCGGCCGCCGGCGCCGCCCTGCTGGCGGCCAATCCCGGGCCCGACACCGATCTCGGCCAGCTCGCGCTCCGTGCCTCGCTGCTGGCCGATGCCGACGACAAGCAGGCCCTGGCCGCGCTGTACCAGGGCCTGTCCGCCGGCGCCGAAGTCCCCAACCCTGCGCGCCGGCTGCTGCTGGGACAGGTGGCCGAATTCCTGGAGCGTCCGGGCGAGGCGCTGGACTGGTACCGCAGCGTGCCGGGCGGCACCGAGCGCGACACCGCGCGCCTGCGCGAAACCAAGGTGCTGCACGACCTCGGCCGGAAGGACGAGGCCTGGGCCGCCCTGGGCGCGCTGCAGCAGGACGCCGCGGCCAACGAGCGCCTGCGCCGGGACGCCTACCTGATGGAGTCCGAGCTGCGGCGCGCCGACACCGACGGCGCCGCCGAGCTCGACGCCCTGGCACGCGGCCTGGCGGCATTCCCGGACGAATCCGCCCTGCTGTACGCGCGCGCCCTGATGTGGGAGCGCCGCGACGACATCCCGCGCGCCGAGGCCGACCTGCGCCGCATCCTGGTCGCCGAGCCGGACAGCACCGCCGCGCTCAACGCGCTGGGCTACACGCTCGCCGACCGCACCGACCGCTACGCGGAGGCACTGGAGCTGATCGAGCGCGCGCGCATCGCCGAGCCCGCCAACGCCGCGATCATCGACAGCTACGGCTGGGTGCTGCATCGCCTGGGCCGCAACGAGGAGGCCCTGGTGGAGCTGCGCCGGGCCTTCGTGCTGGAGAAGGACGCCGAGATCGCCTCCCACGTCGGCACCGTGCTGTGGCAGCTGGGACGGCGCGACGAGGCGCGGGAGTGGTTCGAGCAGGCCCGCGCGATCGACCCCGACAACCGGTCGCTGCGCCGCGCACTGGAGGATATCGGCGCATGA
- a CDS encoding TlpA disulfide reductase family protein, with amino-acid sequence MPLRHALATCFALLLLAACQPDREGVAQGPASAPSAAQEPSVDNPAGEATGTTSSEEFPSLVVTTLDGERFDLAERRGRWVVVNFWATWCAPCLKEMPELSALDAMREHVEVIGLAYEETDAETLRAFLAERPVVYPVAIVSTYEPPADFPTPRGLPLTVLVAPDGRRVKAFLGPVTALELEQAIEAAGGPAPGEGA; translated from the coding sequence ATGCCGCTGCGCCACGCCCTCGCAACCTGCTTTGCCCTGCTGCTCCTCGCGGCCTGCCAGCCTGATCGCGAGGGAGTGGCCCAGGGGCCGGCAAGCGCTCCGTCCGCCGCGCAGGAACCGTCCGTTGATAACCCGGCGGGCGAGGCGACCGGGACGACCTCCAGCGAGGAGTTCCCGTCGCTGGTCGTGACCACGCTCGACGGCGAACGCTTCGACCTGGCCGAGCGTCGCGGCCGCTGGGTGGTCGTCAACTTCTGGGCGACCTGGTGCGCGCCCTGCCTCAAGGAGATGCCCGAGCTGTCGGCGCTCGACGCCATGCGCGAGCACGTGGAGGTGATCGGGCTGGCCTACGAGGAGACCGACGCCGAGACCCTGCGCGCCTTCCTCGCCGAGCGCCCGGTGGTCTACCCGGTCGCCATCGTCAGCACCTACGAGCCGCCGGCGGACTTCCCGACGCCCCGCGGCCTGCCGCTGACCGTGCTGGTCGCGCCGGACGGCCGGCGGGTCAAGGCCTTCCTCGGCCCGGTGACCGCCCTGGAGCTCGAGCAGGCCATCGAGGCTGCCGGCGGTCCCGCGCCCGGCGAGGGCGCGTAG
- a CDS encoding ribose-phosphate diphosphokinase, giving the protein MKKEDGNLLIFSGNANRPLAQAVCRELGVRPGKALVSTFSDGEVQVEIEENVRRQDVFVVQSTCAPTAEHFMELMALIDALKRASTSSITAVVPYFGYARQDRRMRSSRVPITAKLAAKMFTVAGADGLLTIDLHADQIQGFFDIPVDNVYASPLLLADIWRAHGTDNMVVVSPDVGGVVRARAIAKRLDDADLAIIDKRRPKANVATVMNIIGDVAGKTCVLVDDIVDTAGTLCAAAAALKAQGATKVVAYCTHPVLSGAAIDNLTRSQLDELVVTDTIPLSDAARTCGRIRQLSVAELLAETIRRIAGGESVSSLYVD; this is encoded by the coding sequence GTGAAAAAGGAAGATGGCAACCTGCTGATCTTCTCCGGCAATGCCAACCGCCCGCTGGCCCAGGCCGTCTGCCGCGAGCTGGGTGTGCGGCCGGGCAAGGCGCTGGTCTCGACGTTTTCGGATGGCGAGGTGCAGGTCGAGATCGAGGAGAACGTGCGCCGCCAGGACGTGTTCGTGGTGCAGTCGACCTGCGCGCCGACCGCCGAACACTTCATGGAACTGATGGCGCTGATCGACGCGCTCAAGCGCGCCTCGACCTCGAGCATCACCGCGGTGGTGCCGTATTTCGGCTACGCCCGCCAGGACCGCCGCATGCGCTCCTCGCGCGTGCCGATCACCGCCAAGCTGGCCGCCAAGATGTTCACCGTCGCCGGCGCCGACGGCCTGCTGACGATCGACCTGCACGCCGACCAGATCCAGGGCTTCTTCGACATCCCGGTCGACAACGTCTACGCCTCGCCCCTGCTGCTGGCCGACATCTGGCGTGCGCACGGCACCGACAACATGGTCGTGGTCAGCCCCGACGTCGGCGGCGTGGTGCGCGCGCGGGCGATCGCCAAGCGCCTGGACGACGCCGACCTCGCGATCATCGACAAGCGCCGCCCGAAGGCCAACGTCGCCACGGTGATGAACATCATCGGCGACGTGGCCGGCAAGACCTGCGTGCTGGTCGACGACATCGTCGACACCGCCGGGACGCTCTGCGCGGCCGCCGCGGCGCTCAAGGCGCAGGGCGCGACCAAGGTCGTGGCCTACTGCACCCACCCGGTGCTGTCGGGCGCGGCGATCGACAACCTGACCCGCTCACAGCTCGACGAGCTGGTGGTCACTGATACCATTCCGCTTTCCGACGCGGCCCGCACCTGCGGCCGCATCCGCCAGCTGAGCGTTGCGGAGCTGCTGGCCGAGACCATCCGCCGCATCGCCGGCGGCGAGTCGGTGAGCTCGCTCTACGTGGACTGA
- the prfA gene encoding peptide chain release factor 1: MLPTLRRKLEALAERRDELERLLAEPAIAADQARFRALSREFSGLEPLAAALADETRARADLEAAEAMRTDPELRELADEEVDAATARLAELDDALMALLVPRDARDDGGIWLEVRAGTGGDEAAIFAGDLLRMYTRYAERQGWKVEIESANPGEHGGVREAVARIEGAGAYARLKFESGTHRVQRVPETESQGRIHTSAATVAIIPVEEEGEPVEINPADLRVDTFRSSGAGGQHVNKTDSAIRITHLPSGVVVESQTERSQHANRDKAMKRLRATLAQAEADRRAAATAASRKLQVGSGDRSQRIRTYNYPQGRITDHRIEGLTLYDLPNVMDGALDLLVDRLAREHQADELARLAEQAA; this comes from the coding sequence ATGCTCCCGACGCTGCGCCGTAAGCTGGAGGCCCTGGCCGAGCGCCGCGACGAGCTCGAGCGCCTGCTCGCCGAGCCCGCGATCGCCGCCGACCAGGCCCGGTTCCGCGCGCTGTCGCGCGAGTTCTCCGGGCTGGAACCGCTCGCCGCCGCGCTCGCCGACGAGACCCGCGCGCGCGCCGACCTCGAGGCCGCCGAGGCGATGCGCACCGATCCGGAGCTGCGCGAGCTGGCCGACGAGGAGGTCGACGCCGCCACCGCGCGGCTGGCCGAGCTCGATGACGCGCTGATGGCGCTGCTGGTCCCGCGCGACGCGCGCGACGACGGCGGCATTTGGCTCGAGGTGCGCGCTGGCACCGGCGGCGACGAGGCCGCGATCTTCGCCGGCGACCTGCTGCGGATGTACACCCGCTACGCCGAGCGCCAGGGTTGGAAGGTCGAGATCGAATCCGCCAACCCCGGCGAACACGGTGGCGTGCGCGAGGCCGTGGCCCGGATCGAGGGCGCGGGCGCGTACGCGCGGCTGAAGTTCGAGTCCGGCACCCACCGCGTGCAGCGCGTGCCCGAGACCGAGTCGCAGGGTCGCATCCACACCTCGGCAGCCACGGTCGCGATCATCCCGGTGGAAGAAGAAGGCGAGCCGGTCGAGATCAACCCGGCCGACCTGCGCGTCGACACCTTCCGCTCCTCCGGCGCCGGCGGCCAGCACGTCAACAAGACCGACTCGGCGATCCGCATCACCCACCTCCCCAGCGGCGTGGTGGTGGAATCGCAGACCGAGCGCTCGCAGCACGCCAACCGCGACAAGGCGATGAAGCGGCTGCGCGCGACCCTGGCCCAGGCCGAGGCCGACCGCCGTGCCGCGGCCACCGCCGCCAGCCGCAAGCTGCAGGTCGGCAGCGGCGACCGCAGCCAGCGCATCCGCACCTACAACTATCCCCAGGGCCGGATCACCGACCACCGTATCGAAGGCCTGACCCTGTACGACCTGCCCAACGTGATGGACGGCGCGCTCGACCTGCTGGTCGACCGCCTGGCCCGCGAGCACCAGGCCGACGAACTGGCGCGGCTGGCGGAGCAGGCGGCGTGA
- the hemA gene encoding glutamyl-tRNA reductase — MSLLAIGLNHQTAPVELRERVAFASDRLERALADLRGLPGVHEVALLSTCNRTELYAVADDEGRALVNWLATHPDDPMGDAGSLQAYLYRHAGDDAARHLFRVATGLDSMVLGEPQILGQVKQAWAAARGAGTLGGHLDRLFQHAFVTAKRARTETRIGNSPVSMASMAVRLAQDSFARPEDSVALLVGAGETIELAARHLAAARVKRLVIANRTYRHAEELAHRHGGTALPLEELQHHLHLADIVLSATASREPVIRHADVKAALAARRQRPMLLLDLAVPRDIEPEVGQLRDAYLYSVDDLERAVEDNRRNRREAADAAESIIDLQVARYARVQATGARSGPIRRLRAHGDAVRADVLERARQQLAAGQSPEATLEYLAHTLTNRLLHPPTAALRDAAASGDGAMLDAISRMLPPDAGTPADHAPRDPRNPDAPDAAP, encoded by the coding sequence ATGAGCCTCCTCGCCATCGGCCTCAACCACCAGACCGCGCCGGTTGAACTGCGCGAACGGGTGGCGTTTGCCAGCGACCGGCTGGAGCGCGCGCTGGCCGACCTGCGCGGCCTGCCCGGCGTGCACGAGGTGGCCCTGCTGTCGACCTGCAACCGCACCGAGCTCTACGCGGTGGCGGACGACGAGGGGCGCGCGCTGGTGAACTGGCTGGCCACGCACCCGGACGATCCGATGGGCGATGCCGGCTCGCTGCAGGCCTACCTGTACCGGCACGCCGGCGACGACGCCGCCCGCCACCTGTTCCGCGTCGCCACCGGCCTGGACTCGATGGTGCTGGGCGAGCCGCAGATCCTCGGCCAGGTGAAGCAGGCCTGGGCGGCCGCGCGCGGCGCCGGCACGCTCGGCGGCCATCTCGACCGCCTGTTCCAGCACGCCTTCGTCACCGCTAAGCGCGCGCGCACCGAGACCCGGATCGGCAACAGCCCGGTGTCGATGGCCTCGATGGCGGTGCGCCTGGCCCAGGACAGCTTCGCGCGACCCGAGGATTCGGTGGCGCTCCTGGTCGGCGCCGGCGAGACCATCGAGCTCGCGGCGCGCCACCTCGCGGCCGCCAGGGTGAAGCGGCTGGTCATCGCCAACCGCACGTACCGCCACGCCGAGGAACTCGCGCACCGCCACGGCGGCACCGCGCTGCCGCTGGAAGAGCTGCAGCACCACCTTCACCTGGCCGACATCGTGCTGTCGGCGACCGCCAGCCGCGAGCCGGTGATCCGCCACGCCGACGTCAAGGCGGCGCTGGCCGCACGCCGGCAGCGGCCGATGCTGCTGCTGGACCTGGCCGTGCCCCGCGACATCGAGCCCGAAGTCGGCCAGCTGCGCGATGCCTACCTCTACTCGGTCGACGACCTCGAGCGCGCGGTCGAGGACAACCGCCGCAACCGCCGCGAGGCCGCCGACGCCGCGGAATCGATCATCGACCTGCAGGTGGCGCGCTATGCGCGCGTGCAGGCCACCGGCGCACGCAGCGGTCCGATCCGGCGGCTTCGCGCCCACGGCGACGCCGTGCGCGCCGACGTTCTGGAACGCGCACGCCAGCAGCTGGCCGCGGGCCAGTCGCCAGAAGCCACGCTGGAGTACCTGGCGCACACCCTCACCAACCGCCTGCTGCACCCGCCCACCGCCGCCCTGCGCGACGCCGCGGCCAGCGGGGACGGCGCGATGCTGGACGCGATCTCGCGCATGCTGCCGCCCGACGCCGGCACCCCTGCCGACCACGCCCCCCGCGACCCCCGCAACCCCGATGCTCCCGACGCTGCGCCGTAA
- the ispE gene encoding 4-(cytidine 5'-diphospho)-2-C-methyl-D-erythritol kinase: MTAAGWSAWPAPAKLNLFLRITGRRPDGYHELQTVFRLLDWGDTVHLRPREDGRIVRHGGDLSDVPEAADLSLRAARLLQDAFNVAQGVDIRVEKRIPTGGGFGGGSSDAATVLRALDALWGLGADVDALAALGARLGADVPVFVHGHSAWAEGVGERLRPLDLAPAWYLVADPGVHVATAALFQAPELTRDAAPATMADFASGAPLGNAFEPVLRRLEPAVEAVFQVLARAGTPRLTGTGSGCFVEFAAREPAEAALATLPPGFRARVVAGVSRSPLLDALAAGSPQGRRQVAQGTGF; this comes from the coding sequence GTGACGGCGGCCGGGTGGTCGGCCTGGCCCGCGCCGGCCAAACTGAACCTGTTCCTGCGCATCACCGGGCGACGTCCGGACGGCTACCACGAGCTGCAGACCGTGTTCCGCCTGCTCGACTGGGGTGACACGGTGCATCTGCGTCCGCGCGAGGACGGCAGGATCGTGCGACACGGCGGTGACCTGTCGGACGTGCCCGAGGCCGCGGACCTCAGCCTGCGTGCAGCGCGATTGCTGCAGGACGCGTTCAACGTCGCCCAAGGTGTCGACATCCGCGTCGAAAAGCGCATCCCTACGGGTGGTGGGTTTGGCGGGGGCTCTTCGGACGCGGCCACCGTGCTGCGCGCGCTGGACGCCCTCTGGGGCCTCGGCGCGGACGTCGATGCGCTGGCGGCGCTGGGTGCGCGCCTCGGCGCCGATGTCCCGGTCTTCGTCCACGGCCACAGCGCCTGGGCCGAGGGCGTGGGGGAGCGGCTGCGGCCGCTGGACCTTGCACCGGCCTGGTACCTGGTCGCCGACCCCGGCGTCCACGTGGCCACCGCGGCCCTGTTCCAAGCCCCTGAATTGACGAGGGATGCCGCGCCCGCGACAATGGCCGACTTCGCTTCGGGTGCTCCGCTCGGCAATGCGTTCGAACCGGTGCTGCGTCGCCTGGAACCCGCCGTCGAGGCCGTGTTCCAGGTGCTCGCGCGCGCCGGCACGCCACGCCTCACCGGGACGGGCAGCGGTTGCTTCGTCGAGTTCGCCGCGCGCGAACCCGCCGAGGCCGCGCTCGCCACGCTGCCGCCAGGGTTTCGCGCCCGCGTGGTGGCGGGCGTGTCGCGATCGCCGCTGCTGGATGCACTTGCGGCCGGTTCACCGCAGGGGCGTCGCCAAGTGGCCCAAGGCACCGGGTTTTGA
- a CDS encoding tetratricopeptide repeat protein, with protein MTGARDPRDAARRATAAAPGNAVAWIVLADAELDAGDAAAGEVAVQRALALAPGHPEALARLGRLHWMRGRHREAVDSLARAARGAPRHPGIALWLGHVLEDAGQAEAAAEAYARAHALAPDAAQIAAHLLAWRRKLCDWRGLDALSAQVRGAVARGEAAVEPFAFLSEDGDAVEQLRCARLSAAQVAHQARPLPPRAMAAAGTLRVGFLSNGFGAHPTGLLTVALLEALRAEAGLEAHLFALNPDDGSAIRQRLEAATTLHDVSALPHAAVAQRIRDAGIDILHDLRGWGGGGAPGVLAMRPAPVQVNWLAYPGTSGAPWIDYVLADDVVLPTALETGFSEAVARLPRCFQPSDTRRAPGPPPSRGECGLPDAGVVFCCFNNSYKMNPASFMRAMAVLRGVPGSVLWLLSGPGRGDDRLRAAATAAGIDPARLVFMAKQPHAAYLARLQLADLFLDSNPYNAHTTASDALWAGCPVLTCPGRTFAARVAGSLNHHLGLGALNVADAAAYVELATALGRDPARLAGLRARLAGLRGSSGLFDMAGFARDFAAMARAMAARHRNGLPPAGLRLDGA; from the coding sequence GTGACCGGCGCGCGCGATCCCCGCGACGCCGCGCGCCGCGCCACGGCGGCGGCCCCCGGCAATGCCGTCGCCTGGATCGTGCTGGCCGACGCCGAACTCGATGCCGGCGACGCCGCGGCCGGTGAGGTCGCGGTCCAGCGCGCGCTGGCCCTGGCGCCCGGCCATCCCGAAGCGCTGGCCCGGCTGGGCCGCCTGCACTGGATGCGCGGCCGCCACCGCGAGGCCGTCGACAGCCTCGCCCGGGCGGCGCGGGGAGCCCCGCGCCACCCCGGGATCGCGCTGTGGCTCGGGCACGTGCTGGAAGACGCCGGCCAGGCCGAAGCCGCCGCCGAAGCCTATGCACGGGCCCACGCGCTGGCGCCGGATGCGGCGCAGATCGCCGCCCATCTCCTCGCCTGGCGCCGCAAGCTGTGCGACTGGCGCGGCCTGGACGCGCTGTCGGCACAGGTGCGCGGCGCCGTCGCGCGCGGCGAGGCGGCGGTCGAACCCTTCGCGTTCCTCAGCGAGGACGGCGACGCCGTCGAGCAGCTGCGCTGCGCGCGCCTGAGTGCGGCACAGGTCGCGCACCAGGCGCGGCCGCTGCCACCGCGCGCGATGGCCGCAGCCGGAACCCTGCGCGTCGGCTTCCTGTCCAACGGCTTCGGCGCGCATCCGACCGGCCTGCTCACCGTGGCCTTGCTGGAAGCCCTGCGTGCCGAAGCCGGGCTCGAGGCCCACCTGTTCGCGCTCAACCCCGACGACGGCAGCGCGATCCGCCAGCGCCTGGAGGCCGCGACCACGCTGCACGACGTCTCCGCCCTGCCCCATGCCGCGGTGGCGCAGCGCATCCGCGACGCGGGCATCGACATCCTCCACGACCTGCGCGGCTGGGGCGGGGGCGGCGCGCCGGGCGTGCTGGCCATGCGCCCGGCGCCGGTGCAGGTCAACTGGCTGGCCTATCCGGGCACCTCGGGCGCGCCGTGGATCGACTACGTGCTGGCCGATGACGTCGTGCTGCCGACGGCGCTGGAAACGGGGTTTTCGGAAGCCGTTGCGCGCCTGCCGCGCTGCTTCCAGCCCTCCGACACGCGGCGTGCGCCGGGACCGCCGCCTTCGCGCGGCGAGTGCGGATTGCCCGACGCCGGCGTGGTCTTCTGCTGCTTCAACAACAGCTACAAGATGAATCCGGCCAGCTTCATGCGCGCGATGGCGGTGCTGCGCGGCGTGCCCGGCAGCGTGCTCTGGCTGCTCTCCGGCCCCGGCCGGGGCGACGACCGTCTGCGCGCGGCGGCGACGGCCGCGGGCATCGATCCCGCGCGGCTGGTGTTCATGGCCAAGCAGCCGCACGCCGCCTACCTCGCGCGGCTGCAGCTCGCCGACCTGTTCCTGGACAGCAATCCCTACAACGCCCACACCACGGCATCCGACGCGCTCTGGGCCGGCTGCCCGGTGCTGACTTGTCCCGGACGCACCTTCGCCGCGCGGGTCGCGGGCAGCCTGAACCACCATCTGGGCCTGGGCGCGCTCAACGTGGCCGACGCTGCGGCGTACGTGGAGCTCGCCACCGCGCTGGGCCGGGACCCGGCGCGGCTGGCCGGGCTGCGTGCGCGGCTGGCCGGCCTGCGCGGGAGCTCGGGCCTGTTCGACATGGCCGGCTTCGCGCGCGACTTCGCGGCCATGGCCCGGGCGATGGCCGCGCGCCATCGGAACGGGCTTCCGCCCGCCGGCCTCCGGCTCGACGGCGCTTGA